One window of Etheostoma spectabile isolate EspeVRDwgs_2016 chromosome 6, UIUC_Espe_1.0, whole genome shotgun sequence genomic DNA carries:
- the LOC116690959 gene encoding basic helix-loop-helix transcription factor scleraxis, producing MTFAMLRTAPPAGRFLYGDIALLSEDDDENGSEGSGSEERTTNSSNYRLSSSPSAFHIKVNRKRKLCGAGGGVGGDVEAMMGRLLPQGSPILGEGRQRTAANARERDRTNSVNTAFTALRTLIPTEPADRKLSKIETLRLASSYISHLGNVLLLGEGLHDGQPCHAPSPPFFHVNSSPNRVSDQSAQPKHICTFCLSNQRKMNKDRDRKTAIRS from the exons ATGACATTCGCCATGCTGCGCACGGCGCCTCCCGCAGGCCGCTTCTTGTACGGCGACATCGCGCTCCTCTCCGAAGACGATGATGAGAACGGTAGCGAGGGGTCGGGCTCTGAGGAGCGTACCACCAATTCCTCCAACTACCGCCTGTCCTCTTCGCCATCTGCCTTTCACATCAAGGTGAACAGGAAGAGGAAGCTGTGTGGGGCAGGAGGGGGTGTAGGGGGGGATGTAGAGGCCATGATGGGGAGGCTCCTTCCCCAGGGGTCACCCATCCTTGGGGAGGGTCGCCAGAGGACTGCAGCCAACGCGCGGGAGAGAGATCGCACCAATTCTGTCAACACGGCATTCACAGCGCTGCGCACACTCATCCCCACCGAGCCCGCAGACAG GAAGCTGTCAAAGATCGAGACGCTTCGTTTGGCCAGCAGCTACATCAGCCACCTGGGGAACGTCTTGCTCCTGGGCGAGGGGCTTCATGATGGACAGCCGTGCCACGCTCCCTCACCACCGTTCTTCCACGTGAACTCCTCCCCCAACCGAGTATCTGACCAATCAGCTCAGCCAAAGCACATCTGTACTTTCTGCCTCAGCAACCAAAGGAAAATG aacaaagacagagacaggaagacGGCCATCAGAAGTTAA